The DNA sequence ccattattatatatttaattcCTATCTTACCCTTTCTTTTCCAAAACCTTATCTTACTCACACATCGATGTTCTTTTCCAAAACATTATCTTATTTTCacaccggaggtgccgcggggacaCTGTCCCCTTCGATTCGATTCTGTTTTAGAGGAACCCATCCCACAACTATACCACAAACAATGTTATTTCTACACAAATAAAGGTTGAGTCCGGATCTACAACTATACCACAAACAATGTTATTTCTACACAAATAAAGGTTGAGTCCGGATAGAAGAGGGAGAGGACCCGGGGAGATTACACATCTATGACATGTGAGACCGAAACTCATTTGAAACGATAAAATTACGGAAACTCCTACTAAAATCATATCATCTCATAGGATGATTCAATAATCATTATTTACTGATCATCATAAAATTAATTATCATATAATTTGCCTTGACGTAGTAAAGTCATAAACTGACACACAAGAATTGAACTACACTTGGACATTTCACAGGACAGACGCCACATGCAAGGTCACTGACATAGATATAACTGAAAACAAATTAAGAAAAGGGAATTACCTTGTTTGTGACCGGCACCTTTATCGACAGTGTGGCACTGAGCGCATTTGGTCCTGAAGATCTTCTCACCACTTTTCGCATCACCTGCCGGAGCTTCCTGGAACGAGGCCATTTGAAAAAAACACTACAATGGTATGTGGAAAATGTGTCAAGAAAAAGAATGAAGGTTGTATCTGTTGGTTTCCGCAAGCTGCTCTCTGGTTTTCAGGTCACCGACTCCCTATTATTTTGCTCCTGATTTTGAATAGGTCAGTCACCACATGCCACCAATTCACCTTCTCTTTTTTAATTTTGAACAGAATTAAAAAACAATGTTTGATTCTGAAATCCATAAATTTGGCTACTAAAGTAACAAATTAAGGGCAAACTGTATACATGGTAAATCACAATTAACACAGGGTTTGCCATGTGGTTTAAagcttcaaataacaaaatttTCATAAAACACATTCAAGTTGAGTGGGAGAATAATATTTTATACCAATATTTATTAACAAAACAGCCAAAAATTCAACACATTTCTTCTAGACTACATTCGAGCAAACAAAACACCGTAAAATGACCCCATACAATGacttaattataacttgaacctCAAAGTATGATCATGTGTACACATAAACCTTAAAGAAAAAATGCATACACTTCAACCCTTTATGTATGGAATATGTATAATCTCGCCCTTGCCTCTTCAAAACCTCATGACTTGTTGGTTATGCATATAACAGGTGAGGGTATTGTAGGCAGAAACCAGACTGATCTTTTCCCTTCAAATTAAGTTGTTTCTCCATTTCCCTCAAACGCTTTAGCCCTTCTACTATATATGCAGGTAGTATATGGTATTACATATAACACTATATATCATATAACACTATATATCAGCCATTGAAGATGAATCCTAGCTGTTAGTGTGGAAAACTTGTAGTGCTAAAAGCATCCTGGACCAACAGAAATCCAGGGAGGAGATTTTTGGAATGTTCGTTGTAAATAGTATGAACCTTAAATTGACAATGATATTTATTTTTGTTGTCGATTCCTTAATAGTTATCAATTTATTGCAGCACGATAGGATGAACGCTGGTAACTTCCATCACTTGTTTGACCCCCCATCTGTCAAAGGTCTAAAAGCTTAATTTCCGAGATTACCCTCCTGTGTTATGTGCATAGTCAACCATTCATTTGTTTTTGAAGAGGCAAGGGTGGGAATATACACATTCCATACATGAAGTATTGATGTGTATGTTTTTTTCTTTAAGCGTTTATGTGTACATATGATGATACTTTAAGGTCCAAGTTATAATTAAGCCCCATACAATTTATATATTTGACTCTCAGGATTGAGATTGAGAAACTTCACATTATGTAGTGATTAAAACatgaaattttttatttataagataacatttaattttcaaaaaacCTAGTACATCACAACTACATTCTACAGCCTTCTTCAAAGGAAACAATCACTGAATTAGGGAGAAGCAAGAGTGTGTTAAAAAAGTGGGGACTAGTGCTGGAGTGAACTAATTAAATTTGACAAAAGATGATGACACAAGCAAGAAAACATCAGTAAGCAGCAAAATATGAATATCAGCTCTAGAAAGTAATGCCCTGATTTGAGTCTATTTTACATGGTTTATATATATAGCAGAAGAGAAAAGATTTAATAGTACCACCCAAGAAAAAAGGTGGGTAGCAAACAAACCATTGCAAAATTAAAGCACAACACAAAAATGCAATCCTTATATTTAATAAGgctttacaaatcacaaaactGAGTTTACTTCGACCTCAGCTACTTGATCACTTTTTAGTGTTCTTGCAGCTGGGCAGAAGGGAGCATAGGCCATCCAATAAGTTGTGGTGAGCCCGGTGGGCTTGAATGTTGGCTAGGAGAGAAGAGGCTCAATTCCACGAATGTTCCTGAAGCTTGATCTTTATCCATAGTGCGGAAGGAAATGGAACCACGCTTAGCTGAGGTACCAGAGTTTCTCCCTGCACTaatttcttcaagagagctttgGTTAGTAATCAGTGAAACAGTATCATGTTGATCATCACCACTCCTAGCCTCCATGTCTTGTACATTCCTCAAAGTTAATGAATCAGCAATTGGAAGGTAAACCAATATGCAAACTCCCAGACTAGCACAACATAAAAGGGAGAGAAACGCTAAAAAAGAAAGGAGCTCAAACCAAACATTTTCGGGCTTTGACAGTACAGATAAACCAAGCAAGATGATCCTAAAAGTAACAAAACTAGAGACGGACAATATTAAAGTGTATACTCTTTTATGCAATCCTTTATTGATGACCAAATACAAGATCCGCCTACCGAGCCAGAACATGTAGGTAGATAGGACAGTGTCAAATATACCGAGAAATATGGTACTCACTAAAGGATAAGTGCATAGAGCAACGTCAGTGTCGTTCTTCCTCATAGATGGTGCGACTGTGTTTGTGAAATAATGTGGCAACTGGTGCAGATAACTCCCACGCTTGTTCAGCTTTGGTCCGACTATAACCACCATCAGCTGCAGAACAAATATGGGGAAGCAATACAGAACAATATAACCCGCAGTTTTGCAATTCCATTGGTGTCTTAGAGCCCCTGACTCTGTATTCTGTAATGACCCGCGAAGAAGGAACACGAGTGTTAGCAATAAGCAAGGTTCTGCAAACCCTAGGTTTGAAACAATGTAGCCTTTGCAAATATTTCTCTGCCATTCAAAGTTAACATTCAGTATTCTACCTTCACTCCTCAAGAGGTTCAAACGTATAATCTCACCAACTCCCCACCAAATTGCAAGTAAAATGAATATAATTCGAATAATCCAAGGCCCATTAAAATATCTAAGCCGAACAAAAACCTGCCTACGAACGCGAGTACGAAAATAAACGGAGTACACGATGCAAAATAATCCGAAGACAACAAAAAGTGCAACTAAACAAACTGTCACCACGCCGAGTGCATCAGCATCAAATCTCTTCTGGGGCATTACCCAAAACACAGATTCCGCGCATGCTCTCAGCCAGCATGAATGCAGAAAGAGTCCCTAAGAGTATACCCTTCTTTTTTTGCTAAACCTTAAACAGGTAGACCAATACTCTCGGCGGAAATTTCAAAGCACAACACAGTGTCAACCAGATTTGGGCAGGCAATTCTATCCTATTAATGAGAATTCACTACCCACTCATAACATCATATCCACTTTTAACTTATGTAAAGGGGTTCAGTATAAATAAAGCAAATCTTCAATACAGAGAAGAAACGATATCCTCACCTATCCGGAGAACCTAAATACATGAAAATGAATGAATCAGtaaaataaatcaattccaaCTTAAAGTTGCTGATCTAAAAGATACAACCATAGGCAATAGTAATAAATATACGCTAACGGCAAAAAAAAACAAACATGAAAAGATTAAAACCGAAAATGCATTAATTTAACAGCACTAAAGGAACTACTTTCTCAACAACGTCCCACTAAGTAAACAAACTCCAGAAACCCGCCACAAACACCGTAACTCCATAACACTGAATATACTAACCAACATGTCCGGTAATTTAACCACCTTTAACATtgtaattttaatttaaaaataaaaacttgCACCTTTTTTAGCACTAGAATTACCATTAACCACGTACCTATCTCAACAAACACACATCATTGCTTTCGCAATCAATTACAATTCCGAAACGGAAATAAAATTAAAGTTTTAAAACCAGCCTATCTCAACAAAATAGATAAACAGGGATACAAATTCATTTCACAATCAATTACAGTTCCAATTcacaataaataaataaataattcatttttttaattaattacaGTTGGAATAACAAGAAAATGAAATCTTTTTCAGACCACAACTAGAAACTACACTACCTCTCAAACACATCAATAACATACTATATACACACACATTATGAATAACAAGAGCAAACATAACGACATGGTTAGAGAGCTTACGAGACCGATAATCCGGATCTGTTGGACTCGGGATCCGATGGAGTTAGGGAGTTTATGttgcgagagagagagagagggagagagagaattGTAAGGTGGGAGAAGGGGGAGAGAACGAAGAAGAGTGAGAGGCAAACAAgaaacgagagagagagagagagagagagagagagagagtgactTTGTGTTGGGTGACAGGCTGTCTCCAGCAAATTATACCATTAATTATCCCTCCCCTGTTGCTATTTCCACCCCGCATTTTTTTCCATTTTTCCAACATTAAGCAGTTTACGGAAATAATTAAactatatttaatttttaaatcaGTTATAAACTTAAACATTTTTTTGTTTCGAAATATATTAAAATGGaacattttaaaatatttttatgaaatatatttttttaatctaTATAATGGAGAATATTAGATATTCtgttgaattttttttaaaagatatttttaaaaataaaatgatttgttttcTAAAGAGAGCATTTCGTGAGGGGTGACGGGGGATATTTGGAGTGGAAGTATAAAAATACAATTTGGGTGAAGACAGGCTGTAGACAGGTAATTTGAGGTTTGGTGGGGGTCTGTCAGGGTGACGTGGCAAAGACCGCATTTTATTCTGAATGTAGTTGTGTTTTCGTTAACTAAATCTAACATTACTGCTGCCTCACCAAAAAAAAAAGTATAATTCATACACTTCTGAGGCCCAACCTATTTCACATTTATTGTTTAGGCCCAACCTACTTCACAGTTATTGTTTAGTCTCAACCTACTTCACAGTTATTGTTTAGTCCCAGCCCATTTAAATCCGTCGCACCGGAGTTTTAAAAGGGAAGGAAAGCTAATAAGTAAAATAATTTCACTTTCATTCGTAATCGTGTTCCCGAGTTTTTAAAAAGAGTGAAAGTAAGTGTTAATAAATGTAAATTTGATAATCTTTCACTACAAAAATGGGATGCAAGTACTTTACCTCCTAAACACTTTATTCCTTCCTGTTAAAAAACTCGGAAGCGAAACCCTTAATACTCGTAGTATTCAGCAGTACAAATGCAATGATTTAAGTATACGTGAATGAACACCTCGTTTATTTTCGATGAGTATTCTAAAAATTGTTGAGTCGGCCCGTTATTCAGTTCAAGTACTTGTTTTTAATTTTTCATCTGATTTGATTTTCAAGTAATCGtgtttaaaattaattttattaatactCGGTCAAAACTCAATTTTGACTCTGCGTACTTGAggtcaaatttgagtttgattttctcaattaaaaaaaaaaattgttccaAAAAAAGATCAAACTCGAAATTTATATCTttgttttttatatataaaaaaattgacATTTATTAGAATTATACATGAAATCTTATTAAAACTTATATTTAACTATTTTGACAAATTTATCTAATATGTATAGAAAATACATCTCAAAGACACCataaatgtcgcattaattacgCTTGTAATTCATGTTCAGAGCCCAATACAAATCAGGTCAGTCGAGGCTTGTCACGGACTAAAAATGGCCTAGGACCTCAAGGTCCACGAACATAAGTTGTTCGCGGGAAAtgcccaatacggctggaagatTAGAGACATGACGTCCAATATGGACACTAACTCCTACAAGAAAGCATCTAGAATCTGCTGCCTTGCGGGAGTCCTAATTACCATATAAGTTGAAGACTTGTCCACTAAGTCTCACAACCCAAGTCTAACCCTAAACTCGCCcctatataaagggctctacgcctcaacctagaactacgttttttgctTGATTCTCTATAACACAAAGATACGAAACTCACAAATCTTAGTATTAGATACTAACGAACCCTAGTTTTTATTTCACAACATCAGGACTGCTCATAggttatgttagatatatttgagatgtcatgtctaatatgatttgtgtttagttttcagaacttaacaacaggacaaatcaggacttactgaaatcaggacttattggaagtcagaacttaatatcagaacttacggtcatatcagaacttaagtgcgggaagactttcaaataaggaatgaagctgatttacaggagaaaatcgagactaaaacaatagaagatatgcatggaaagagttagaagactggaagacttgtagaagatatctgattgatatattttaggagacagaattgtattccatatcaattagaatatatcttgtaattgtgtactatataaacacagacttagggtttacactagaggtgttatcattatcgagaagattatacattgtaacctagcagctcttattgatatttgttcatcactgagagagaacaacagttcttattgtaacagaatttattcatgttaggtcacacacacacactgtagaagggggttgaatacagtgtatagcaaaatcaaatcgaattcaaagaacacaagtaacaaaaaaacaaactttattaaactctgttacaatgtagaactgtcctctctcagtgatgaacaaatatcacgagagctgctagggttacaatgaataatattctcgataatgataatacatatagtgtaaaccctatgtctgtgtttatatatcacacagttacaagataatcgctaattgatatggaatataattctgcttcctaaaatatatcaatcagttatcttttcttccaagtattccattcttcacataattcattcttcatgcatatctcttcttatgtttgtcttgatcttctctcCTTTCAATCaactgccttccttatctgaaagtttcctttaagtcctgatattatcttctgataaatatctcctgaaccttaagtactgataacttaagttctgacttcagtataagtgctgatttcagttaagtactgatttgtcctgtttaagtaagatctgaaaactaaacacaaatcatattagacatgacattatcaaatatatctaacaatctcccccaacttgtaaattagcataatatacaagtttaacagatatttgatgatgtcaaaaacatgaagtacaaatgcatgagaatttgactagataactacaacttacagtccttaaagttttaccaactttaacttctgataacaacttcagtctgtatacacatcagaatttgagcagttgtagatcttgatttggcttcaatttctgatctcttcgatgtcaggagttgttctgagatagttctttaacaaacatctctcagcatatctgagttcatcaatcatcctccttttagcatctttgagttctgcagtatcttcaccagtttgaaagatagcatatctgagatcattaatttttgcttttctcaactcctgatctagtcttatgacataggctttgccagactctagattgaattcaagtcccttaataccaagatatgttctgatctttgcagtattagacttcatatcaacaatatcacccttgtgatctctggactttggacagtatgtgctgtcagaatttacagaataaagcattttctgtctctgaatttgagtcttcaaataatttgcagcactttctgtcattctgtcattcacttgaagtaagaataaaacatgttctagttcctcaaaatacttcagtggtataacattttcccttatatggtaaaccctaccatctgtcatgaaatataacaagatgtgttcttttaagaaggtatggtagaccatctatacagattctagttgattcaatctttcaggagttgctccaacacctggttcacttaaggaagttggatcattggttgtgttctgcactcttctttcatcagcactacccaatccatatttatctcttgcttcctttccagtaaccactcttgcttcaaaaccacttgctgcagtcttcgaaggttgagtctatttggctttagtgaatcctggtaggagtaactttgaggatttaacatgagtaatgtcagaggtttcctttgacttatcttctaatatcaagccaacttgagctatgtcagaggttgcttgcttcattgttatatcagaactaactatatcttgactctgaacaacttgagccatgtcagaggttgttttagaaatcttccttgaagtcagagtaagatcaacatcttcaacagaaatttcttcatatataggaggcacataaacctttacaggttcaccaactttttctttgcccttggaccttggatctatctgcaattgtgatttggccttggttgccacatgatttgtcctttcttttatcacaatgcctttagccgtaggaagtttctttttaacaacagaagcttcaaatttggagttgaccttttctaacttaagtctagcttcttcttccattagactttcaaagtccattcctggattttccttcagaaataactgtcttgaaatctcctcatcaagttccagatgttcatcagaacttatctttttaccagtatcaaaaggtattcttctcccagtatcagaatttgttctttgacttgtagttctacttgatgaaagacctttaccttgaccacgacctccacccattccagagtttcccgggtcattaccat is a window from the Apium graveolens cultivar Ventura chromosome 1, ASM990537v1, whole genome shotgun sequence genome containing:
- the LOC141667272 gene encoding uncharacterized protein LOC141667272, with protein sequence MPQKRFDADALGVVTVCLVALFVVFGLFCIVYSVYFRTRVRRQVFVRLRYFNGPWIIRIIFILLAIWWGVGEIIRLNLLRSEGRILNVNFEWQRNICKGYIVSNLGFAEPCLLLTLVFLLRGSLQNTESGALRHQWNCKTAGYIVLYCFPIFVLQLMVVIVGPKLNKRGSYLHQLPHYFTNTVAPSMRKNDTDVALCTYPLVSTIFLGIFDTVLSTYMFWLGRRILYLVINKGLHKRVYTLILSVSSFVTFRIILLGLSVLSKPENVWFELLSFLAFLSLLCCASLGVCILVYLPIADSLTLRNVQDMEARSGDDQHDTVSLITNQSSLEEISAGRNSGTSAKRGSISFRTMDKDQASGTFVELSLFSPSQHSSPPGSPQLIGWPMLPSAQLQEH